The Glycine soja cultivar W05 chromosome 8, ASM419377v2, whole genome shotgun sequence genome has a window encoding:
- the LOC114422323 gene encoding inorganic pyrophosphatase 2-like yields MAGIVVIFDFDSTIIECDSDNWVLDETGLTEKFYQLLPSMAWNPLMDKMMNELHSQGKTIQDIVEILNRTPMHPRTVPAIEAAYSLGCHLKIVSDANIFFIETILKHHGVWNCFSEVIANPSHVNEGRLNICPYHDYLKSSHGCNLCPPNMCKGLVIERIQNSLAAAGKKKIIYLGDGNGDFCPSLRLKDSDYLMPRKDFPLCDLVSKNSNKIKAEVHGWRDGKELEHVLLHVINKAIGEGSNINNSTQKVSVDCKMGPIPIDTLQPLPKALSVPQ; encoded by the exons ATGGCTGGGATTGTAGTGATATTTGACTTTGACTCAACAATCATTGAGTGTGATAGTGATAATTGGGTGCTTGATGAGACCGGTTTAACTGAAAAGTTCTATCAGCTTCTTCCTAGCATGGCTTGGAACCCTCTAAtg GATAAGATGATGAATGAACTTCATTCACAAGGGAAAACCATTCAAGACATTGTAGAAATTCTGAATAGGACACCAATGCATCCTAGGACTGTCCCTGCTATTGAGGCAGCTTATTCTCTTGG GTGTCACCTGAAGATTGTGAGTGACGCAAacattttctttattgaaaCAATCCTGAAGCATCATGGAGTGTGGAATTGTTTCTCAGAGGTCATAGCCAACCCCAGCCATGTCAATGAAGGGAGGCTCAATATTTGTCCATACCATGATTATCTTAAATCTTCTCATGGATGCAATCTTTGTCCACCAAACATGTGCAAG GGATTGGTGATAGAAAGGATCCAAAATTCCCTTGCAGCAGcaggaaagaagaaaataatctaTCTTGGAGATGGAAATGGAGATTTTTGCCCAAGTTTGAGGCTCAAAGATAGTGACTATTTGATGCCTAGAAAGGACTTTCCATTGTGTGATTTAGTTTCCAAAAATTCTAATAAGATAAAGGCAGAGGTACATGGTTGGAGAGATGGGAAAGAGCTTGAGCATGTTCTGCTACATGTTATCAACAAAGCTATTGGGGAAGGAAGCAACATTAACAATTCTACTCAGAAAGTCTCAGTTGATTGCAAGATGGGGCCCATTCCTATTGACACTCTTCAACCATTGCCTAAAGCCCTATCAGTTCCTCAGTAA
- the LOC114422325 gene encoding inorganic pyrophosphatase 2-like, translating to MSGIVVVFDFDKTIVDVDSDNWVVDDLGFTDLFNQLLPTMPWNSLMDRMMMELHSNGKTIEDIEEVLHRIPLHPRVIPAIQAAHALGCDLRIVSDANVFFIETILKHLGIREYFSEINTNPGYVNEEGRLRIQPCHDFNKASHGCSLCPPNMCKGLIIDRIQDSISQESNRRMIYLGDGSGDYCPSLRLKERNFMMPRKNFPVWDLICKDPLLVKAEIHGWSDGEELEQVLLHLINKISMEENVHEQLIASDCKLQTLSVSA from the exons atgTCTGGAATTGTGGTTGTTTTCGACTTTGACAAGACCATCGTCGATGTCGACAGTGACAACTGGGTCGTCGATGATTTGGGTTTCACCGATTTGTTTAACCAGCTCCTTCCCACCATGCCTTGGAACTCTCTCATG GATAGGATGATGATGGAGCTTCATTCAAATGGTAAAACCATAGAGGACATTGAAGAGGTTTTGCATAGGATTCCCTTGCACCCCAGAGTTATACCTGCTATTCAAGCAGCTCATGCTTTAGG GTGTGATTTGAGGATTGTGAGTGATGCAAACGTGTTTTTTATTGAGACCATTCTGAAGCACTTGGGAATAAGGGAATACTTTTCGGAGATTAACACCAACCCGGGTTATGTTAATGAAGAAGGAAGGTTAAGGATTCAACCTTGCCATGACTTCAACAAAGCTTCTCATGGCTGCAGTTTATGCCCTCCAAACATGTGCAAG GGTTTGATCATAGATAGAATCCAAGATTCAATTTCACAAGAAAGTAACAGGAGAATGATCTATCTTGGTGATGGTAGTGGTGACTATTGCCCAAGCTTGAGGCTCAAAGAGAGAAACTTTATGATGCCAAGGAAGAACTTTCCAGTGTGGGACTTGATTTGCAAAGACCCTTTGCTTGTTAAGGCTGAAATCCATGGCTGGAGTGATGGAGAAGAGTTGGAGCAAGTTTTATTGCATTTAATCAACAAAATCTCAATGGAGGAAAATGTTCATGAGCAGTTAATTGCATCTGATTGCAAGTTACAGACTCTGTCTGTCTCTGCCTAA
- the LOC114422324 gene encoding inorganic pyrophosphatase 2-like, protein MSGTVIVFDFDKTIVDVDSDNWVIDELGFTDLFNQLLPTMPWNSLMDRMMMELHSKGKTIEDIEEVLHRIPLHPRVIPAIQAAHAFGCDLRIVSDANMFFIETILKHLGIREYFSEINTNPGYVNEEGRLRILPYHDFNKASHGCTLCPPNMCKGLIIDRIQDSISQEGNKRMIYLGDGSGDYCPSLRLKERDFMMPRKNFPAWDLICKDPLLVKAEIHGWSDGEELEQVLLHLIAKISMEENSQFISSDCKLQTLSVSALEGLPKVLPVRP, encoded by the exons ATGTCTGGAACCGTGATTGTTTTTGACTTTGACAAGACCATTGTCGATGTCGACAGTGACAACTGGGTCATCGACGAATTGGGTTTCACCGATTTGTTCAACCAGCTTCTTCCCACCATGCCTTGGAACTCTCTCATG GACAGGATGATGATGGAGCTTCATTCAAAAGGTAAGACCATAGAGGACATTGAAGAGGTTCTGCATAGGATTCCTTTGCACCCAAGAGTAATACCCGCTATTCAAGCAGCTCATGCTTTCGG GTGTGATTTGAGGATTGTGAGTGATGCAAACATGTTTTTCATTGAGACCATTCTGAAGCACTTGGGAATAAGGGAATACTTCTCGGAGATTAACACTAACCCAGGTTATGTTAACGAAGAAGGAAGGTTAAGGATTTTGCCTTACCATGACTTCAACAAAGCTTCCCATGGCTGCACTTTGTGTCCTCCAAATATGTGCAAG GGTTTAATCATTGATAGAATCCAAGATTCAATTTCACAAGAGGGTAACAAGAGGATGATCTATCTTGGTGATGGTAGTGGTGACTATTGCCCAAGCTTGAGGCTAAAAGAGAGAGACTTTATGATGCCAAGGAAGAACTTTCCAGCGTGGGATTTGATATGCAAAGACCCTTTGCTTGTTAAGGCTGAAATTCATGGCTGGAGTGATGGAGAAGAGTTGGAGCAAGTTCTGTTGCACTTAATCGCCAAaatttcaatggaggaaaattcTCAGTTCATTTCATCTGATTGCAAGCTACAGACTCTCTCTGTCTCTGCTTTGGAGGGTTTGCCTAAAGTCCTCCCAGTTAGACCATAA